Proteins encoded in a region of the Misgurnus anguillicaudatus chromosome 9, ASM2758022v2, whole genome shotgun sequence genome:
- the LOC129453377 gene encoding uncharacterized protein has protein sequence MQIDPKMLRGDPIGETENPTAYIQEQLKRWCGELEKDPEEDFVLAALFRKAIVEAVPPPVKTKLEDVVELNSKSHKEFCDHVSHAVKQHQKNELKATTTEREREREMQRGLAKLQRDDFVSKTKKKALKEKQPALRALINTPAPTIQQTQIATPAQPTPGNAQQQATLIVICAKPKQQNSSNGQKHQGGRGQERTKRSCDRCWGCEDAGAAWTLQKRMSE, from the coding sequence ATGCAGATTGACCCGAAGATGCTGAGAGGTGATCCGATTGGTGAAACAGAAAATCCAACAGCATATATACAAGAACAGCTGAAACGGTGGTGTGGAGAACTGGAAAAAGACCCGGAAGAAGACTTTGTTTTAGCTGCACTGTTCAGAAAGGCAATAGTGGAAGCTGTGCCACCACCGGTTAAAACCAAACTCGAAGATGTAGTAGAACTGAACTCCAAATCACACAAGGAGTTCTGTGATCATGTTTCACATGCAGTCAAGCAACACCAAAAGAATGAGCTGAAGGCAACaacaacagagagagagagggagagagagatgcagaggGGGCTGGCAAAGTTACAGCGGGACGACTTTGTGAGCAAAACTAAGAAAAAAGCACTGAAGGAGAAACAACCAGCTTTAAGGGCGCTCATCAACACACCTGCCCCCACCATCCAGCAAACACAGATAGCAACACCAGCCCAACCCACTCCAGGAAATGCTCAACAGCAAGCCACTCTCATTGTTATCTGTGCAAAGCCAAAACAGCAAAACAGCAGTAATGGACAAAAACAccaaggaggcagaggacaagAAAGAACAAAAAGATCATGTGATAGATGCTGGGGCTGTGAAGATGCTGGGGCAGCATGGACACTTCAGAAGCGAATGTCCGAATAA